DNA sequence from the Desulfocurvus vexinensis DSM 17965 genome:
TGCCTCGTCCTTGGGTGAGCGCTTCTTGAGCCCCTCGGCACCGCCAGCAAGGAATTGATCCCGCCAGCGGGTCAGGGCGGCGGCGGTCACGCCAAGTTCACGGCTCAAAATCTCGATGTCCTCACCACGCAGTAGCCTGAGCACAGCCTCGGTCTTGTGCTTGGCCCAGAACCTCTTGGGCGGCTTGCGTGCCTCATCCCCGGTTCCGGTCGGCCTATGGCCTCCCTCCACCGGGGAGGAGGCTCCTCTGCCCCTCATTCCATCCTTCGTCATCGAACACCTCCTGGGGATCTCTTACTCCCAATTCGGTGTCCAAGAAAACCGTACACCGCCCCAGCTACGCGCACATTCACATACAGGCTTCGTGTGCGCGGGAAGTCAAGACGTTCCATCGGTATTTGCATGGTTGTACAAACATTGCGGTGAAAGGCAGGCATTCGTGAAAAAGGAATTTGAACTCATATTGCGGGCGATTGTGGTTGCAATCCTGGCGGCATCGTTGGCCATGTTGTTTGAAATGGTCCACTGGGGATTTTTTGTGGCGAGGCTGTCTTAATGGCCCGCATGTCCGCCGAGGAGCGCAGGCTGGCGGAGTCCCTGGCGGACCCGGTCCTCTGGGGACAGGGATACCTGCGCAACCGCGACGGGGGACAACGGGTCTACTGGCCGCACCAAGCCGAGGACCTTCTCTGCCAGGACAAGAACATCATCCACCTCGATGGGCGCGACGTGGGCAAGAGCGTCTGCATCACCACCGACGCCCTGCATTTCGCCTTCACCAACCGCGGCTGTCAGGGGCTCGTAGCCGCGCCCCACCAGGGACATCTCGACACGCTGATCGAGGAGATCGAGTTCCAGCTCGACGCCAACCCGGACCTCATGGTCAGCGTGGCTCTCACCAAGTACGGCAAGCCCAAGATTCACCGCAAACCATACTTCCGACTCGAATTCACCAACGGCGCGATCCTCTACTTCCGTCCCGCCGGCGCTTACGGCGATGCTTTCCGCTCTCTGCACGTGGACCGAGTCTGGGTGGACGAAGGGGCTTGGCTCACCGAGCGGGCCTGGAAAGCCCTGCGCCAGTGTCTGAAGTCGGGCGGCAGACTGCGCATCTATTCGACGCCCAACGGGCTGCGCGACACAACCTATTACCGCTTGACCGGCTCGACCCAGTTCCGGGTGTTCCGTTGGCCTTCCTGGCTGCACCCGGCGTGGACCCAGGAGCGCGAGGCCGAGCTGCTGGAGTTCTACGGTGGGCGGGACAGCGCGGGCTGGCAGCACGAGGTGGCCGGCGAACACGGCAAGCCTTCCTATGGCGCGTTCAATGTCGAGCACCTCAATCTCTGCCGACAGGACGTGGTCGAGTACCAGAAGGTCGTCGTCACCGGCGAGGAACTGCGTGGCTGTGCCACCGAGGAGGAATCCCACGACCGCCTGGAGATGTTGCTCAATCTCATGCCGCGGACCGGCGTCTTCTGGATCGGAGGAGACTTGGGATACACCAACGACCCGACGGAGATCGTCGTGTTTCAGGAGATCGAACTGCCCGAGCGCAGGATCGTCAAGCTGGTCCTGCGGGTCCGCATGAAGCACGTGGCCTATCCGCACATCGCCCAGACCATCGCGCTTCTGGACCGGTATTACACAGCCGCGGGCATCGGTGTGGACAACGGCGGCAACGGAATGGCCGTCGTGCAGGAACTGCTGACCCTGGACAAGTACAAGGACCTGGCTCTCCAGGGGCGGCTGCGCGGTTACGACTTCGGGGGCATGACCACCTTGGCCGTGCGCGACGGCCACGAGGTCAGGAAGCGGACCAAGGAATTCATGACCAGCCTTATCGCCGGGGCGCTGCAGCGACGTCAGCTCGTGTTCCCCGTCGAGGACCTGGAGATCGAGGACCAGTTCACCACCCACACCTACACGCTGCACGACGGACGCATCGTCTACTCAAAGGGCAACGACCACGTCATCGACGCCGTGCGCTGCGCCATGCTGGCCCGGGAGCAGTCCGTCCTCAACCAAGTGGGCGAGGAGACGGTCTCTCTGATACCGCTGACGACCGATCCGGTCTTTGTCTGAAGTACATGAACCAAGCCCCCACGGTTCTTCGTGGAGGTATTCGACTTGACGATAATGTGCAAAACCCAGGTTTTCCTCTGGGTTCACCGTGTCAATGTCAAGTGTTGCCGACTCCCGCTGCCACTACCAAACAGCTCGCCCACCGACGTTCCTTCCCCGCCTCCGGTAGATAACTCCAGGGGCGGGCTTTCCCCGCCACACGGCGCGAATGTTGCGCCCACAAGGGCAAAAAACCGAGAGGACCCCGGTGGAAACAAGATCCAATCCGACATCCGACAACTTGGCTTCCGATTCGGGCGCTGAGCCGACGCCACTTTCAGCGGACGGTCTGGTACTCGTTCCTCTGGCAGCCGCCGCGGCCTTGGACCCGTCCGTGTTCAGCAAGATTAACGCCTCCGAAGC
Encoded proteins:
- a CDS encoding helix-turn-helix domain-containing protein — translated: MTKDGMRGRGASSPVEGGHRPTGTGDEARKPPKRFWAKHKTEAVLRLLRGEDIEILSRELGVTAAALTRWRDQFLAGGAEGLKKRSPKDEA
- a CDS encoding terminase large subunit domain-containing protein; this encodes MARMSAEERRLAESLADPVLWGQGYLRNRDGGQRVYWPHQAEDLLCQDKNIIHLDGRDVGKSVCITTDALHFAFTNRGCQGLVAAPHQGHLDTLIEEIEFQLDANPDLMVSVALTKYGKPKIHRKPYFRLEFTNGAILYFRPAGAYGDAFRSLHVDRVWVDEGAWLTERAWKALRQCLKSGGRLRIYSTPNGLRDTTYYRLTGSTQFRVFRWPSWLHPAWTQEREAELLEFYGGRDSAGWQHEVAGEHGKPSYGAFNVEHLNLCRQDVVEYQKVVVTGEELRGCATEEESHDRLEMLLNLMPRTGVFWIGGDLGYTNDPTEIVVFQEIELPERRIVKLVLRVRMKHVAYPHIAQTIALLDRYYTAAGIGVDNGGNGMAVVQELLTLDKYKDLALQGRLRGYDFGGMTTLAVRDGHEVRKRTKEFMTSLIAGALQRRQLVFPVEDLEIEDQFTTHTYTLHDGRIVYSKGNDHVIDAVRCAMLAREQSVLNQVGEETVSLIPLTTDPVFV